The genomic DNA GGGGAAACTGGAAAGGGATAAATATTGTTGAGTTGAATCCTTTTGGACAACATAGTAACCGCCATTCCCCCATAACGGTTCACCCGGGAAGGAATATTTTTGTGCCATAATATCTTGCATTCCGGCTATGTTTTCACACCAGGCATAAGTAATTCCGCTACTATTAACGGCAATGGAGGCCTGTTCCTGTTCGCGTTGATTATCTGCCAGGTTTACACCCAAAGGATCCCATAAACGGGTTCCATTTTCCGAGATATGCTGTCCCCAGTAATTAATCAGAAAATCTTGTCTTAAGTCCCTCCACATCACAAAGATGCCTTCGGGAGTGAGAGCTGCCTCAGGATACATTTGTTTGGTGTCATAATCATTATAAGTAGATGCCTGTAAACCTTCATCAGTCCATCCATCCAGTGCAGAACCATCTTCTGCAACCCTTTTAACCCATATTGTTCGGGAATCCACATTGGGATTGATTCTTTCCCAAACATAATAATTCTTTGCCAAACCGTATAGAGTGCATTCATTATTCAAATTACCCTGGGGAAGAAAGGAAATTAAAACACCATCGGGTCCCCACATTTTTTGGTTGTTATAAATCCGCTGTCCATAGATATAGTAAAAGAAATTAGTGCCTAATGGCTGATAATCAGACCAGCCAAAATAGAAAGAACCGTTATAATAGCTGACAAAAGGGTCTTTCTGACGGATAGAAACACTATTGGTTAGTTTTATGCCAAAATCTCCCCATAACCTTTGTCCGTCAGCGCTAATAAGCTGAGCATAAACATTGGGGTCGCTACCTCGGGTATCTTCCCAAATAATAGCTATTTGATCATCAGGGGTAACAACAGCATTAGGGGTTAATTGATATCCCGCTACAGATTCGGTTACAGGTCTTCCATTGGGCTCTAAATCTACAGTTCCGTCAGGATTAAGAAACTGGTAAAAAATGCGATAGCCGTCATTGGCAAAACGCGTATCCTGCCAAATAATAACAACATCCGAACTGCGTTTTAAAATGAGGTAGTTTTTCAAAGGAGTATCACCACTCAATCCCCAAAAGACCTGAATTCCATTTTCCGCTAAAAGAGGAGTGCCTGCATAAGTGAGTGCCTGATAATAGATGCCAACGCTACCATTGCGAATATCCATCCAATTGATAAAGATGGTATTATTGCTGATTTTAACTAAACTGCCGTTCTGTTGATTGGGAGCAGTGCAAATCGGTTTTCCGTTGGCTTCCCATAAAGAAACACCTGCAGCAGAAAGATGCTGAGCATATATATCATCGTTAGGTGCATTGCCATTGCGTAAATCATCCCAAACCACAAAACAGCCGCCATCATTATCAGGAACCATCCGTGGACCTATTTGCGCATATTCTGCAGTGCATAAAGGAATTCCTGCAGCATTCCAAAGTTTAATACCTGCCGCTGAAACTTTTTGAGCAAAAAGATCAGCATTCTGAGTATCAAAACGATGATCTTCCCAAATAATGATTGCTCCGTTATCGGAAGTTTTCACAATGCGAGGATTCAATTGCGGTCTTGCCAAACTATCCTGCTCACTGTAAATTATCAAATAATCGCCCCAAAGCAAGTCCCCTGCCAAATTGATTTTCTGAGCCATAATATCAGGATCGTTAAAGCGTTTATCCTGCCAAGTAAAAACAAATTCGCCTCCGGTTAAGGCAGCCATTCTAATTTCAGCTTGACTTCCCGGCGCATTGCTGATTGCTACGGCATTGGGCCATAACATTGTGCCGCTGGCATTAAAACGCTTTACATAAAGATCATCGTTATCAGCATAAGTATGCGTGTAGGCAATAATCATCCCTCCCTGTCCATCAGGAAGCATTGTATTTTGTATTTCATCGCCTAAGCCATCAGCAACGGGAATTCCATCTATCGTCCATAAAGCACTTCCACTTGCAGAAAGATGCTGACTGAAAAGGTCTTTACTGGGATGACGACTATCAACCCAAACAATATAAACTCCGCCTTCATTATCCGGCTCCATATTGAGGGAAATCTGCATTCCCCAAAGCGTGCAAACTGGAACTCCACCCGCCTGCCAGAGCAAATTTCCCTGCTCGTCTATCTTCTGAGCAAAAACATCACCATCCAAATCAAGCGAGAAATCTATCCAGGCAATAACATAATTATTATCACTGGTTCTGGTGATAACAGGATCTTCCTGGCGATCCACTTTGCCATCTATCAAAACCGGTTCTCCCCAAACTAAATTTCCGGAACTATCAACTTTCTGTGCCCAAAGGTCTCGTTGAACCAATTTTGTATCTGACCAAACATAAATTGCACCGCCATCAGTGGTCTCTGTCCCGGTGCGAAACCATTCAATATTAACTCCTTGACGAATAGCTACCTCTTCAGTCCATTCCAAGGTAGCAAAAAGCCCTATAACCATAAGGGCAAAACAAAGCGCTATCGCTATCTTCTTCATTCATATCTCCTTCTGTAATAAAAAAACTAACTTTACATTGCTGCTTTTTTCCTCTGCAGGAATAACAAGCAAATACAACATTACTACGCCTATACTATGACTACAGTTTTTTGCTAAATAATACTATTTGCCTGTCCGCTAAATAAAAATCATTAAACTACTATTCAATATATGCAAGATTTCTTCCAAACAAGCGGTTATTGCAGTTTGGGTTTTATAGCCGCTGTTCTAAGATAAGCATACTTTATTGCTTTGGAGAGAACTATTCCTGTTTTGTAAACGCAGGAATGGCAAAGGGAAAAGGGTTGCGAAATAAGCTTTGACAAAATGCGCTGGTATAAAAAAATGGTTAAACTTGCCTGAAAAGATTGGTAAAAAGCGATGTAAAATACAGATAAAAGGTTAGTTGATAAAGGCATTAAGAGGTAAGAGTGGAGTTATTTTTCAGGTTATTTAAAAGAGATTTTATCAGATTAGAGGTTATGGTAAGTGCATAGCCGAATAGGATATGCAGAAAGAGGAAAATTAACTGGAACAAGCAATAAAAAGAGAAGAAAATAAAGTGTTTTCTAAGCTAATATTATTAACGGGAAATGCAAATCGTCCTTTGGCAGAAGAGGTTTCCCGCCATGCGGGAATTCCCTTGGCGGATATTGATTTATTTAAGTTTTCCAATGACGAATCTTTTGTAAGGATCAATGACAATGTTCGCGGAGCTGATGTTTTTGTTATTCAGCCGACTTGTTATCCTGTAAATGATAATTTAATGGACCTGTTGATTATTATAGATGCGTTGAAAAGAGCTTCGGCACAGCGGATAAATTGTGTTATTCCCTATTATGCTTATGCGCGTTCCGATAAGAAAGATCAACCGCGGGTACCTATTACGGCAAAATTGGTTGCAGATTTGATTACGATTGCAGGAGCGCAAAGAGTTATTACTGTAGATTTGCATGCAGATCAGATTCAGGGTTTTTTCAATATCCCTGTGGATCATCTTTATGCTATACCTACATTTGCCCGCTATTTTAAAAGCATTATGCCGATGGATGATATTGTTGTTGTTTCACCCGATTCCGGAGGAGCAAATAGAGCAAGAGCTTTGGCAAAACGCTTGAATTGTTCTCTGGCTATTGGTGATAAACGCAGAAGCGGAAATGAAGATAGAACCGAACTCTTAAATATTATTGGCGAAGTTAATAATAAAACGGCTATTTTGTTTGATGATATAATAGACACAGGCGGAAGTTTGATTAAGGTGGCTAATGCTTTAGTAGATAAGGGAGTTAAGAAAATCTATGCTGCTTGCACGCATGGCGTTTTAAGTAGCAATGCTATCTCCGATCTGGAAGCATCCCCGATTGAAAAACTTTTTATAACTAATACCATTCCTCTTTCAGAAGAGAAACGGCGCTGCGAAAAAATAGTGCAATTGTCTATTGCCGAAATGCTGGCAATAGCAATTAAGAAAGTTCATCTGGAAGAATCAATAAGTGTTTTATTTAGATAATATATGGAGGAATAAATGATATTTAACCTGAAAGCTACCCCCCGGAAAACAGTAAAAAAGTCCGATTTGCATAATCTTAGAGCAGAAGGATTGATACCTGCCGTATTATACGGACCGCAAATGGAAAGTATAGCTGTAAGCATTTCTAAAAGCGAATTTACGCAAATGTATAAAAAAAGCTTTGCAGAAGTAAGTTTTTGGGATATTGAGCTAAATGGAAAACAGTATCATACTATTTTGAAAGACAAACAGATGCATCCTGTTTCCAGAGATATGTTGCATCTTGATTTTATGACTGTTTCCGCAGAAGCGATTATTGAAGTGGAAGTTCCGATTACAGTTACCGGCGAACCAATTGGTGTGAAAGAAGGCGGAATGATGGAAATCGTGCAACGCCATATTAAGATTGCCTGTAAAGCGAATGAAATTCCGGAAGATTTAACTTTGGATGTAAGTAATTTGAAGATGGGTGATTCTCTGCACATTCGTGATTTAAAGCAAGGTAACTGGCAAGTGAAAGAACACGGAGATGTTACTTTGGTAACGATTCACACTCCGAAAGCCGAAGAGAAGACACAAACAGCTGCAGCTCCAACTGCTGAGGAACAAACAACTTCCGAATCCGAAAAATAATGCTGACCGATGAAACTGATTATAGGGCTGGGAAATCCGGGAAAGGAATTTGAAAACAACCGTCATAATTTGGGATTTATCTGTCTTAACCGTTGGGCTTTAGACAGGGATAAGAATTTTGTTCAAGGCGATGTTTTTGATTATCTTGTTCTCCCGAGAGCTGTTTTGATTAAACCCAAAACCTATATGAACTGTTCCGGCGAAGCAATAAAACAGTCCCTGAAGCTATGGAAGATTTCTGAATACCTGGTTATTTATGACGATATAGAACTTCCCGTTGCCACAATTCGTATTCGTCAAGGGGGAGGAGATGGTGGTCATAACGGTATCAAATCACTGTTAAATGTTCTTGCCCCGGAAGACCTGAAAAGAATTAGGATAGGAATTGGCAGAGATAAAGAGATTGCTCCGCGAGATTATGTTTTAGGTGATATTTTACCCTCAGAATGGGAATTGCTGAATCCTGCTATTGATTTAGCAGGTAAATTCATTGATCTTTATATAAAATACGATTTCAACGCGGTGTTGAATGAATATAGTATCTGGAAAAAATCCTGTTCCGGGACAGAAAGTTCCGGAAACATTAGTCCA from Candidatus Cloacimonas sp. includes the following:
- a CDS encoding FlgD immunoglobulin-like domain containing protein, translated to MKKIAIALCFALMVIGLFATLEWTEEVAIRQGVNIEWFRTGTETTDGGAIYVWSDTKLVQRDLWAQKVDSSGNLVWGEPVLIDGKVDRQEDPVITRTSDNNYVIAWIDFSLDLDGDVFAQKIDEQGNLLWQAGGVPVCTLWGMQISLNMEPDNEGGVYIVWVDSRHPSKDLFSQHLSASGSALWTIDGIPVADGLGDEIQNTMLPDGQGGMIIAYTHTYADNDDLYVKRFNASGTMLWPNAVAISNAPGSQAEIRMAALTGGEFVFTWQDKRFNDPDIMAQKINLAGDLLWGDYLIIYSEQDSLARPQLNPRIVKTSDNGAIIIWEDHRFDTQNADLFAQKVSAAGIKLWNAAGIPLCTAEYAQIGPRMVPDNDGGCFVVWDDLRNGNAPNDDIYAQHLSAAGVSLWEANGKPICTAPNQQNGSLVKISNNTIFINWMDIRNGSVGIYYQALTYAGTPLLAENGIQVFWGLSGDTPLKNYLILKRSSDVVIIWQDTRFANDGYRIFYQFLNPDGTVDLEPNGRPVTESVAGYQLTPNAVVTPDDQIAIIWEDTRGSDPNVYAQLISADGQRLWGDFGIKLTNSVSIRQKDPFVSYYNGSFYFGWSDYQPLGTNFFYYIYGQRIYNNQKMWGPDGVLISFLPQGNLNNECTLYGLAKNYYVWERINPNVDSRTIWVKRVAEDGSALDGWTDEGLQASTYNDYDTKQMYPEAALTPEGIFVMWRDLRQDFLINYWGQHISENGTRLWDPLGVNLADNQREQEQASIAVNSSGITYAWCENIAGMQDIMAQKYSFPGEPLWGNGGYYVVQKDSTQQYLSLSSFPDNNYIISWTDYFGTENDLYYRYISHDGQMMGDGNGEILCNAVRSQYQPKNAILNDHAYIIWADGRSSGKTEILGLYAQKVSGTNAVSDNSAPSLQSLSVQQNYPNPFNPETTISFTLKDNTPSLKLKIYNIKGQLVKTLYNGALPKGQHHYVWNGTDESDKQVGNGIYFYSVSNEKDTRIRKMVLMK
- a CDS encoding ribose-phosphate pyrophosphokinase; this translates as MFSKLILLTGNANRPLAEEVSRHAGIPLADIDLFKFSNDESFVRINDNVRGADVFVIQPTCYPVNDNLMDLLIIIDALKRASAQRINCVIPYYAYARSDKKDQPRVPITAKLVADLITIAGAQRVITVDLHADQIQGFFNIPVDHLYAIPTFARYFKSIMPMDDIVVVSPDSGGANRARALAKRLNCSLAIGDKRRSGNEDRTELLNIIGEVNNKTAILFDDIIDTGGSLIKVANALVDKGVKKIYAACTHGVLSSNAISDLEASPIEKLFITNTIPLSEEKRRCEKIVQLSIAEMLAIAIKKVHLEESISVLFR
- a CDS encoding 50S ribosomal protein L25, giving the protein MIFNLKATPRKTVKKSDLHNLRAEGLIPAVLYGPQMESIAVSISKSEFTQMYKKSFAEVSFWDIELNGKQYHTILKDKQMHPVSRDMLHLDFMTVSAEAIIEVEVPITVTGEPIGVKEGGMMEIVQRHIKIACKANEIPEDLTLDVSNLKMGDSLHIRDLKQGNWQVKEHGDVTLVTIHTPKAEEKTQTAAAPTAEEQTTSESEK
- the pth gene encoding aminoacyl-tRNA hydrolase, which translates into the protein MKLIIGLGNPGKEFENNRHNLGFICLNRWALDRDKNFVQGDVFDYLVLPRAVLIKPKTYMNCSGEAIKQSLKLWKISEYLVIYDDIELPVATIRIRQGGGDGGHNGIKSLLNVLAPEDLKRIRIGIGRDKEIAPRDYVLGDILPSEWELLNPAIDLAGKFIDLYIKYDFNAVLNEYSIWKKSCSGTESSGNISPKEENSDKGL